One Ctenopharyngodon idella isolate HZGC_01 chromosome 9, HZGC01, whole genome shotgun sequence DNA window includes the following coding sequences:
- the LOC127519107 gene encoding uncharacterized protein C13orf42, translating into MFKKINAVFRPNHLGPRSRDRFRSNEDYHSACTVKLVRSTSMLVVGESSRAQQESTLKRSVSAVSVQSSTALYYYQSREDRVWLYSQNQNCLEYLQELVALRRQYTKSINDLKNGERKETVSRKKNPAPKPPQNRAAQTSRPEPSAPPIPNEEDTLQFFDAVIASCDPEPSRKPHVDNGHADVDFIVATSTSEHDLHSNWVLRDPRRISMMESQPKNSDNSHGQAAQRKGDMGSTGSRRRLQRNPIHLPKVVESAFQTLRFKPKLKKKD; encoded by the exons ATGTTTAAGAAAATCAACGCAGTTTTCCGTCCGAACCATCTTGGGCCTCGCTCACGGGACAGGTTCCGGTCCAATGAGGACTACCACAGCGCATGCACCGTTAAACTGGTCCGGAGCACGTCGATGCTCGTGGTCGGGGAGAGCAGTCGCGCGCAGCAGGAATCCACACTAAAGAGGAGCGTGAGCGCCGTGAGTGTCCAGTCCAGCACGGCCCTGTACTACTACCAGAGTCGAGAGGACCGAGTATGGCTCTATTCCCAAAACCAGAACTGCTTAGAGTACTTACAGGAACTGGTCGCGCTCAGGCGTCAGTACACCAAGAGCATTAATGACCTCAAGAACGGCGAACGTAAAGAGACCGTGTCCCGCAAGAAGAACCCCGCACCCAAGCCACCGCAAAACAGAGCTGCACAG ACTTCACGGCCTGAACCTTCTGCTCCACCAATCCCAAATGAGGAAGACACACTCCAGTTCTTTGATGCAGTCATTGCAAGCTGTGACCCAGAACCCAGTCGAAAACCACATGTGGACAACGGGCATGCAGATGTGGACTTCATAG TGGCAACCAGTACCAGTGAGCATGACCTTCACTCTAACTGGGTGCTTCGGGACCCTCGTCGAATCTCCATGATGGAGTCACAGCCCAAGAATTCAGATAACAGTCATGGGCAAGCAGCCCAGCGAAAGGGAGACATGGGAAGCACAGGCAGCAGGAGACGTCTACAACGAAACCCTATCCACCTGCCAAAAGTGGTAGAGAGTGCCTTTCAGACTCTGCGCTTCAAACCCAAGCTCAAGAAGAAAGACTAG
- the rnaseh2b gene encoding ribonuclease H2 subunit B, with protein sequence MFAAIFLEAEQQNNNSTVFRSYIIRIRKTVVTVERFNSTLEMTTKKKRSVHTDNDSWVVIAPDAALDTGRSKDSDPSFIKLKNPATGSSSLYLFGCGDISVYEVKAFSEDFRSWFIGQTVQRDGRLLYATPIDPLFLLLPYISCVGTEGKFQPVKQMVMDEDYPGCTRLLQCKQGLDSLHYVADEKEAGSQKFHRYNHEKTLEWLKKKVQRTVSTLKKSNVSVGGGVKSSTFVRVKQEDATEEDYLRYAHGLISEYISEDLSKDLLKHLQLPEISSPKETEPPSKKRKLSDKPVEAGEDYTKFNSADFARKPPKKMTAAQKSLAKVDKTGMKSLAMFFSPKVKQEKN encoded by the exons ATGTTTGCCGCCATTTTTCTGGAGGCAGAGCAGCAGAACAACAACTCAACGGTCTTTCGCTCTTATATTATACGCATCAGAAAAACGGTTGTTACAGTTGAACGTTTCAACTCAACCCTTGAAATGACTACCAAAAAGAAACGCTCTGTGCACACCGACAACGATAGCTGGGTTGTCATTGCTCCAG ATGCAGCACTGGACACAGGCAGATCCAAAGACAGTGATCCATCCTTCATCAAATTAAAGAATCCTGCTACAG GAAGTTCTTCGCTGTACCTGTTTGGCTGTGGCGATATCAGTGTTTATGAAGTTAAAGCTTTTTCTGAAGACTTTAGATCTTGGTTTATTGGACAGACAGTGCAAAGAG ATGGTAGATTGCTGTATGCGACTCCCATTGAtcctttatttcttctgttgcCATACATTAGCTGTGTCGGCACCGAG GGAAAGTTCCAGCCGGTGAAGCAGATGGTAATGGATGAGGATTATCCTGGATGCACAAGACTTCTGCAGTGCAAACAGGGACTGGACTCTCTTCATTATGTGGCTGATGAGAAAG AGGCTGGCAGTCAGAAGTTTCACAGATATAACCATGAGAAGACCTTGGAGTGGCTTAAGAAAAAG GTTCAGCGGACAGTAAGCACACTCAAAAAGAGCAACGTATCTGTAGGTGGAGGAGTGAAGTCCAGCACATTTGTCAGAGTAAAACAGGAAGATGCTACTGAAG AGGACTACTTACGTTACGCACATGGCCTCATATCAGAGTACATCAGTGAAGACCTGAGCAAAGATCTTCTCAAGCATTTGCA GTTGCCAGAGATATCCAGCCCTAAAGAGACAGAACCACCTTCTAAG AAACGGAAACTGTCAGATAAACCGGTAGAGGCCGGAGAAGACTACACCAAGTTCAACAGTGCTGATTTTGCACGAAAA CCACCGAAGAAGATGACTGCAGCTCAGAAGAGTCTTGCCAAAGTAGACAAAACGGGCATGAAAAGCTTGGCGATGTTCTTCAGTCCCAAAGTCAAACAAGAGAAGAActga
- the LOC127519106 gene encoding TLR adapter interacting with SLC15A4 on the lysosome, translated as MLCEGKLWSLVYEAEPECVNPPTCGTVTAPSSSPLTHSLSAQTPVHSPLETHTKMTRTKTQQSDAHLSSTAPVAGQQPALGVDIPRQADTPEAEAFLVPSSCHSICQHYNDLHIAGGQVLPLSPSAGDVQGNHIQDPQPGPFLLSGDVPSPSLLPPLVHEYRGSRRWREESGRERPSLLQFGQPLSNSQLNGYLEQKLLELYRQHLTEGPTATGPVMASELLQTSLDQMTLQLSREQNMETARAKDMLLSCLLRVTSSYQSSEISTPLLQISTE; from the coding sequence ATGCTGTGTGAAGGTAAGCTGTGGAGTTTGGTGTATGAAGCTGAACCTGAGTGTGTAAATCCTCCTACATGTGGCACAGTCACAGCACCATCATCGTCTCCGCTGACTCATTCCCTCTCAGCACAAACCCCTGTCCACTCACCtctagaaacacacacaaaaatgacccGGACCAAGACCCAGCAGAGTGATGCTCACCTTTCCTCTACTGCCCCTGTGGCAGGACAGCAACCCGCCCTAGGTGTTGATATCCCCAGGCAGGCAGACACCCCAGAAGCAGAGGCCTTTTTAGTGCCTTCGAGTTGCCACAGCATCTGTCAGCATTACAACGATTTACATATTGCTGGTGGCCAGGTGCTGCCGCTTAGCCCTAGTGCAGGGGACGTACAGGGCAATCACATTCAGGACCCCCAACCTGGGCCCTTTCTTCTGTCTGGAGATGTCCCCTCACCCTCCCTCCTGCCTCCTCTTGTCCACGAGTACAGGGGCTCGAGGCGCTGGAGGGAAGAAAGTGGGCGTGAACGTCCCTCTCTTCTGCAGTTCGGCCAGCCCCTCTCTAATTCACAGCTCAATGGCTACCTGGAACAGAAGCTTCTGGAGCTGTACAGACAGCACCTGACCGAGGGGCCCACAGCGACAGGGCCGGTCATGGCCTCTGAGCTACTGCAGACCAGCCTTGACCAAATGACCCTCCAGCTGAGCCGTGAACAGAACATGGAGACGGCACGAGCCAAAGACATGCTGCTCAGCTGCCTGCTGAGAGTCACCAGCAGTTATCAGTCCAGCGAAATCAGCACCCCTCTACTGCAGATCTCCACTGAGTGA